The Lactuca sativa cultivar Salinas chromosome 2, Lsat_Salinas_v11, whole genome shotgun sequence genome includes a window with the following:
- the LOC111903257 gene encoding protein PSK SIMULATOR 1, with amino-acid sequence MGLETWLIKVKKSISHSFDSVHGHSLPPNGKPVIKKSRVGVLAFEIAGIMPKLNYMWQMLSDKSMTRLRNESVCLEGVRKIVSPDDVFLLGLACAEMVENLRVVAKSVSRLSKRCEDSSLRSFESVFDGFANTGRDPHGWIMSWKEMEAKIKKIERYVTATTALHREIDELTVIENSLKKSLQCCNNNYKKDVSFTNTMKQQKILDLQQKLQWQKQEIRHLKEKSLWNRSFDTITSLLSKSIFTILSRIKLVFNINHGYPSSLPRSLSASATVYPSDQTSNSFNFVSGPLIKSSKHQENNHISHGFFETNSKILKPSSTTLGSAALALHYANLIIVTEKMIRSPQLIGVDARDDVYSMLPNSIRSSLRRRLKGIGFTATDPVLAGEWREALGKILGWLSPLAHNMMKWQSERSFEHQNRMPKTGVLLLQTLFYADQEKTEAAITELLVGLNYIWRFEREMNAKALLNCSNFKNLQ; translated from the coding sequence ATGGGTCTTGAAACATGGCTAATCAAGGTCAAGAAATCGATCTCACATAGCTTCGATTCCGTCCATGGTCACTCTCTCCCACCAAACGGGAAGCCGGTGATCAAGAAATCAAGGGTCGGAGTCTTGGCTTTTGAGATCGCAGGAATCATGCCGAAGCTCAATTACATGTGGCAGATGCTCTCCGATAAGAGTATGACCCGTCTTCGTAATGAATCGGTGTGCCTTGAAGGTGTTCGAAAAATTGTCTCACCCGACGATGTGTTTCTTCTCGGGTTAGCGTGTGCGGAGATGGTCGAGAATCTGAGAGTAGTCGCGAAATCAGTCTCGAGACTGAGCAAACGATGTGAAGATTCGAGCTTACGGAGCTTCGAGAGTGTGTTTGATGGTTTCGCGAATACAGGTCGTGATCCCCATGGATGGATCATGAGCTGGAAAGAAATGGAGGCCAAGattaagaagatagagagatatgtTACAGCCACCACTGCACTTCACCGGGAAATCGATGAGTTAACTGTTATCGAGAACAGTTTGAAGAAATCCTTACAGTGTTGTAATAATAATTACAAAAAGGATGTTTCCTTCACCAACACGATGAAGCAACAGAAGATTCTCGATCTTCAACAAAAGCTCCAATGGCAGAAGCAAGAAATCAGACATCTAaaagagaaatcgttatggaacAGAAGCTTCGACACGATAACTTCATTACTTTCGAAATCAATCTTCACGATTCTGTCAAGAATCAAACTCGTTTTCAACATCAACCATGGCTACCCTTCTTCTCTCCCCCGCAGCCTCTCCGCCTCCGCCACCGTCTACCCCTCCGATCAAACCTCAAACTCATTCAACTTCGTTTCCGGTCCCTTGATCAAAAGCTCAAAACATCAAGAGAACAACCATATCTCACACGGATTTTTCGAAACAAATTCGAAAATCTTAAAACCATCATCAACAACATTAGGATCTGCTGCTCTTGCTTTACATTACGCGAATTTAATCATCGTGACAGAGAAGATGATACGATCTCCTCAATTGATTGGAGTCGATGCTAGGGATGATGTTTACTCGATGTTGCCTAATAGCATACGATCTTCATTAAGGAGACGATTGAAAGGGATTGGGTTTACAGCCACTGATCCCGTTCTAGCAGGCGAATGGAGGGAAGCATTGGGGAAGATCTTGGGGTGGTTGTCGCCATTAGCGCATAATATGATGAAATGGCAAAGTGAAAGAAGCTTTGAACATCAGAATCGAATGCCAAAAACTGGTGTTCTTCTTTTACAAACGCTTTTTTATGCAGATCAAGAGAAAACGGAAGCGGCCATAACTGAGCTGTTAGTTGGTTTGAATTACATTTGGAGATTCGAGAGAGAGATGAATGCTAAAGCCTTGTTAAATTGCAGTAATTTCAAGAATTTGCAGTAA